The Vibrio chagasii genome includes a region encoding these proteins:
- a CDS encoding flavin monoamine oxidase family protein — MKYDFIIIGGGLSGLYTAAYLEKTGYSYLLLEARERLGGRVLSSSSLTATSPSDQFDLGPSWFWPQINQRVMRLVDSLSLPIIEQYETGDMMLEQAGGKGVRKVPNQFFSAPQSMRVSGGIAQLTMGVAALLNQDNIKCGHQLQGVNHTESQGFALDVLHQKKAIRLESENIILALPHRLIANNIRFSPALPTKALEALKRAPTWMAAHAKFFALYDKPFWRKNGLSGYANSQIGPLVEIHDASAENGHAALFGFVGFNAETRMKLGTAQLKTMAVEQLSRIYGPEAYNTTEVKLLDWSKEIYTAVEEDQLPPSTHPQYGLHTSLERLEKQGIYFAGTESAKEFGGFIEGALEAAERVIQEIATRKN, encoded by the coding sequence AGGCGGATTAAGCGGCCTCTACACAGCAGCATACCTAGAAAAAACTGGTTATAGCTACTTATTACTAGAAGCTAGAGAAAGGCTCGGCGGTAGAGTCTTATCATCTTCGAGCTTGACTGCAACAAGTCCAAGTGACCAATTTGATCTTGGCCCTTCTTGGTTTTGGCCTCAAATAAATCAGCGAGTTATGAGACTTGTCGATAGCCTATCACTACCAATCATAGAACAATACGAAACGGGCGACATGATGCTAGAGCAGGCGGGAGGTAAGGGGGTTCGCAAAGTACCTAATCAATTCTTTTCCGCACCTCAGTCCATGAGAGTTTCTGGGGGTATAGCACAATTAACCATGGGCGTTGCTGCACTTCTTAACCAAGATAACATTAAGTGTGGGCATCAATTACAAGGAGTTAATCATACTGAGAGCCAAGGATTTGCATTAGATGTTCTCCACCAAAAAAAGGCCATACGCTTAGAAAGTGAAAACATTATTCTTGCACTTCCTCACCGTTTAATTGCAAATAACATTCGCTTTTCCCCTGCACTTCCAACAAAAGCACTCGAAGCTCTGAAAAGAGCACCCACATGGATGGCCGCCCATGCGAAATTCTTCGCACTTTATGATAAACCGTTCTGGCGGAAGAATGGATTATCAGGGTACGCAAATAGTCAAATTGGCCCACTGGTGGAAATTCATGATGCGAGTGCTGAAAATGGGCATGCTGCTCTATTCGGGTTTGTAGGTTTCAATGCCGAAACACGAATGAAGCTAGGTACTGCACAATTAAAAACCATGGCGGTTGAACAGCTTTCAAGGATCTATGGTCCAGAAGCTTACAACACCACCGAAGTGAAGCTGTTAGACTGGTCAAAAGAAATTTACACAGCCGTTGAAGAGGATCAATTGCCCCCTTCCACTCATCCTCAATATGGGTTGCATACTTCGTTAGAACGACTAGAAAAACAGGGCATTTATTTTGCAGGTACTGAATCTGCAAAAGAGTTTGGAGGATTTATCGAAGGTGCCTTAGAAGCGGCAGAGCGTGTAATTCAAGAGATTGCTACACGGAAAAACTAG
- a CDS encoding trans-sulfuration enzyme family protein, protein MNTATQLSPLRKTTKHEQAEALAIEQAKHFGIDLSSDYGTTLVELATTLYTANTKTHDLWALTVDGLSELDKSDRIAWFNAKRFLSFQIAKILDNLQNPMRATYQSITTNNGNFASKGAYPIFDNVAAIFSASPVITRTATYLFACTEWIEDAFNGKEPLHDIYSRLLNPTSISLANHMVDLEAGSRANEYLAWNFNSGMAAIDGLLSHLLGHEDIVLASRNIYGGSYQLLEDWFGKPSNLNVAVEWVDGYSGDDFAARLDEVAHKYADRLAAGKKIYVYLESPCNPHGYVLDVANISKVTHSRGWDVIVDSTVGTPLLHPVLKRDDVMERPDYVIHSYTKELAGSGTTTAGVVIGRNETMFVPKGEEVTFTKPNGEGVTIPWNETLFWNVYYIKGAFLDADKAFEVLNGMKTYEMRVVQKTINTLTLAKIFDAHPDINVSCPALPDSDNYEHCRNNMYLGLPAALFTIDMEGNGNRAPINRDGFKQFFDMLEPAIGMQVSLGQTNTVALCPALTTHSELSDEALNEAGIKPTTMRISIGLEDPRMFIAHIIEAAKLSIDRKHVDFSSSFPSNEHIDKIYMQTYMDVHQRFVKSLPKFSQLSQ, encoded by the coding sequence ATGAATACTGCAACTCAACTTAGCCCACTGCGAAAAACCACCAAACATGAACAAGCAGAAGCCCTTGCCATTGAGCAAGCAAAACACTTTGGTATTGATCTAAGCAGCGATTACGGCACCACGCTGGTGGAATTGGCGACGACACTGTACACAGCCAATACCAAGACCCACGATCTTTGGGCTTTGACGGTTGATGGCCTTTCAGAGCTGGATAAGAGTGACCGTATCGCTTGGTTTAACGCCAAACGCTTTTTGTCGTTCCAGATCGCTAAGATCCTCGATAACCTGCAAAACCCGATGCGTGCGACTTACCAGTCTATTACGACTAACAATGGTAATTTCGCCTCAAAAGGGGCGTATCCTATTTTCGACAATGTGGCAGCTATCTTTTCTGCCAGCCCGGTTATTACTCGCACGGCGACTTATCTGTTTGCCTGTACTGAGTGGATTGAAGATGCGTTCAACGGTAAAGAGCCACTTCACGATATTTACTCTCGATTGCTGAACCCAACATCAATCTCTCTGGCAAACCATATGGTTGATCTTGAAGCAGGATCGAGAGCCAACGAGTACCTTGCTTGGAACTTTAACTCGGGGATGGCGGCCATAGATGGCTTACTAAGTCACTTGCTAGGTCATGAAGATATTGTTTTGGCTTCACGCAACATCTACGGCGGTTCTTATCAGCTGTTAGAAGATTGGTTTGGTAAACCTTCGAACCTCAATGTCGCTGTCGAGTGGGTGGATGGTTACTCCGGTGACGATTTTGCGGCTCGCCTTGATGAGGTCGCACACAAGTATGCTGATCGCCTCGCTGCAGGTAAGAAGATCTATGTCTATCTTGAGTCACCGTGTAACCCACATGGTTACGTGTTAGATGTCGCCAACATTAGTAAGGTGACTCATTCTCGTGGTTGGGATGTGATTGTGGATTCGACTGTAGGTACGCCGCTGTTACACCCAGTTCTCAAGCGTGATGATGTGATGGAAAGGCCGGATTACGTGATTCACTCGTATACCAAAGAGCTGGCCGGATCTGGCACCACCACAGCAGGTGTGGTGATTGGGCGCAACGAGACCATGTTTGTGCCAAAAGGAGAGGAAGTGACTTTCACCAAGCCCAATGGTGAGGGGGTGACGATTCCTTGGAATGAAACCCTGTTTTGGAATGTGTATTACATTAAAGGTGCCTTCTTAGATGCAGACAAAGCGTTTGAGGTGCTCAATGGCATGAAAACTTATGAGATGCGTGTGGTGCAGAAAACCATTAATACGCTGACTCTAGCGAAAATTTTTGATGCTCACCCAGACATTAATGTGTCGTGTCCTGCTTTGCCAGACAGTGATAACTACGAACACTGTCGAAACAATATGTACTTAGGGCTGCCAGCCGCACTGTTTACTATCGATATGGAAGGGAATGGTAATCGAGCACCAATCAATCGAGATGGATTTAAGCAGTTCTTCGACATGCTTGAACCCGCTATCGGTATGCAAGTAAGTCTTGGGCAAACCAATACGGTGGCGCTGTGTCCTGCATTGACCACTCACTCAGAACTGAGCGACGAGGCACTCAATGAGGCGGGAATCAAGCCAACGACGATGCGCATCTCGATTGGTTTAGAAGATCCTCGCATGTTCATTGCACACATAATCGAAGCCGCTAAGTTATCGATTGACCGTAAACATGTTGATTTCTCATCGAGCTTCCCAAGTAACGAGCATATCGACAAGATCTATATGCAAACTTATATGGACGTGCACCAAAGGTTTGTGAAGAGTCTGCCTAAGTTCAGTCAGCTGAGTCAGTAA
- a CDS encoding YciI family protein has product MYLVDMTFTDMTKITPELTDKHKNYLEGEYKSNNLLFGGRKVPRTGGILISQHASKRELEQVLNSDPFIKSGAVTYSITEFIPLMASKAYQGIVA; this is encoded by the coding sequence ATGTACCTAGTAGATATGACCTTTACAGACATGACAAAAATAACTCCAGAGCTAACTGATAAGCATAAGAATTATCTTGAAGGAGAATATAAATCAAACAATCTATTGTTTGGTGGGAGGAAAGTACCTAGAACTGGGGGCATACTTATTTCGCAACATGCAAGTAAACGAGAGCTTGAGCAAGTATTAAATTCAGATCCATTCATTAAAAGTGGAGCTGTCACGTATTCAATTACTGAATTTATTCCTTTAATGGCTTCTAAAGCTTATCAAGGTATCGTAGCCTAA
- a CDS encoding aminotransferase class I/II-fold pyridoxal phosphate-dependent enzyme: MNINQRIRGDHASYISNLYTIDCRLGTNPNGAPPLSDAIKETLLDDLSDYYSFNHIAKLSVLTANYIGTAPDRVFFSNGSMPMLSTIFSKLLGDNMTMLGLGPQFVDAVSEFIQLGGSYNALKYSPGIIPIFCEEIRTTAPSIVYIDNPNNPTGRAYSREELEPVVKACQDSDSILLIDEAYGDYLKKSESMAQFANEFNNVVVTRSFSKGLGLASCRLGYAVVSPNLRDYLSRIIIPFTPSLTSIKIACDVLPNIDSFLEKCKTDCREIKKTMIDELQQCGIEVMPTNDETPIFLAYKRGENLASWFDDRGILVESAHHFALTDSTLTKEYCRLRIVGNTHDLEHFIYRLK, encoded by the coding sequence ATGAATATTAATCAAAGAATTAGAGGCGATCACGCCTCTTACATTAGCAATTTATACACTATTGATTGCCGACTTGGAACTAACCCCAACGGTGCTCCACCCTTATCTGATGCAATAAAAGAGACACTACTCGATGATCTAAGCGATTATTACTCTTTTAACCATATCGCGAAGTTATCAGTGTTGACGGCTAACTATATCGGGACCGCTCCGGACCGCGTTTTTTTCTCTAATGGCTCTATGCCCATGCTTTCGACGATTTTCTCTAAGTTACTCGGCGACAATATGACGATGCTCGGCTTGGGACCCCAATTCGTGGATGCAGTATCTGAGTTTATACAGCTCGGAGGCTCTTATAATGCCCTCAAATATAGCCCTGGCATTATTCCTATTTTCTGCGAAGAGATCAGAACCACTGCCCCATCAATTGTTTATATTGACAACCCAAACAATCCAACCGGTCGAGCATACTCTCGCGAGGAATTAGAGCCAGTAGTCAAGGCTTGTCAAGATTCTGACTCAATACTTTTAATCGATGAGGCTTATGGGGATTATTTAAAAAAGAGTGAGAGTATGGCTCAGTTTGCCAACGAATTTAATAATGTTGTGGTAACACGTAGTTTTTCTAAGGGGTTAGGCTTAGCATCTTGTCGTCTTGGCTACGCTGTAGTCTCTCCTAATTTACGAGATTATTTGTCAAGAATCATTATCCCATTCACACCATCACTGACGTCAATCAAGATCGCTTGTGATGTGTTACCAAATATCGACAGCTTTCTTGAGAAGTGCAAAACAGATTGCCGGGAAATCAAAAAGACGATGATCGACGAACTACAACAATGCGGAATAGAAGTCATGCCGACAAATGACGAGACGCCGATTTTTTTGGCTTATAAAAGAGGTGAAAACTTAGCTAGCTGGTTTGATGACCGCGGAATATTGGTCGAGTCCGCTCACCATTTTGCACTAACAGACAGCACATTAACTAAAGAGTATTGTCGACTAAGGATCGTTGGTAACACACACGACCTTGAGCACTTTATCTACAGACTAAAATAG
- a CDS encoding PAS domain-containing hybrid sensor histidine kinase/response regulator, whose product MTKLSLISPKVLLVLFLLLTSLTYGGISLYVLSNHSQSTVKQLQSGNSRFELESAKIFMEKYLEVAEDRIVLASQYQGVIDAVSVSNIERLSFHLERFKGQNQSMQFAVRDRTGQLLFEDTFRHPASKQEQAIFEAIANQEVDDRILYLLHDDTNHICLKLFMSLLQGSDFVGVLYGETAVDYDDFFGSFVTNRERWYELSQISSPIASLIGEDDSHTHSHGHDSHIPIKNKYSEEDWLLTQTALTRGGLVLTQGVSRLFVTDQLSSLQKELLNGLLIVLVLSSVLVFFLGQKLFVNPHKELAGSKKLLEESNKRLAEQERESHLLATVVKTARDGVVITDNKGRIEWVNSAFERMTGYRLDSIKGLRPGSFLQGEGTSVSTANRIGSAIQQGNQVKAEILNYAIDKTSYWIDIDIVPLRNVKGDVERFIAIERDITEFKQLEKELEEQANNARQANDAKSLFLATMSHEIRTPMNGLLGILQMLVEDLEKAEQREVLQLALDSGEHLIAILNDILDLAKIENDSLEIDPHSFKMCDVINPVLNTYQTLCSEKGIEFSLLDNSNTSSVYRGDSVRIRQVILNLVGNALKFTASGSITVSINPLAHSAMRFMVEDTGIGIPAERLSSIFNEFEQADVSTTRHYGGTGLGLAICHKLVTLMNGKLTVQSELGTGSKFSFVINLPSIEAEDDKHPITEQVDLSPFKILVTDDNKMNLIIAKGFLDKLNVECVTCNSGFEALTHLESGAFNLFIIDNHMPEMNGLETVRKIRQAGHDDLVIFGWTADIMQTSTLAFIEAGANEVLTKPLIKSDLVEALSRYLKQIK is encoded by the coding sequence ATGACTAAGCTATCTTTAATCAGCCCTAAAGTGTTGCTTGTACTATTTCTCTTGCTCACGTCTTTGACCTACGGCGGCATTTCACTTTATGTGCTCTCTAATCACAGCCAATCGACCGTAAAACAACTGCAAAGCGGTAACAGTCGCTTTGAGCTTGAATCTGCCAAAATTTTTATGGAAAAGTATCTCGAGGTTGCAGAAGACCGCATTGTTTTAGCTTCGCAATACCAAGGGGTCATCGACGCAGTATCGGTCTCAAATATAGAACGGCTCTCATTTCATCTTGAACGATTCAAGGGACAGAACCAATCAATGCAATTTGCCGTGCGAGACCGCACCGGTCAGCTGTTGTTTGAAGATACGTTTCGTCACCCTGCATCAAAGCAAGAGCAAGCTATCTTTGAAGCAATTGCGAATCAAGAAGTCGACGATCGCATTCTGTACCTTTTGCACGATGACACCAATCATATTTGTCTCAAACTATTTATGTCTTTACTTCAAGGCAGTGATTTCGTAGGCGTGCTATATGGTGAAACCGCTGTCGATTATGATGATTTCTTTGGCTCGTTTGTCACGAACCGAGAGCGTTGGTACGAGCTCAGTCAAATAAGCTCACCGATAGCATCTCTTATTGGAGAAGATGACTCGCATACACACTCACATGGCCATGATTCACACATACCAATTAAAAATAAATACAGTGAAGAAGACTGGTTATTGACTCAAACGGCTTTAACAAGAGGAGGCTTAGTATTAACCCAAGGGGTAAGCCGCTTATTTGTTACCGACCAGCTCTCAAGCTTACAGAAGGAGCTGTTAAATGGGCTTTTGATTGTCTTAGTACTCAGCTCTGTTTTAGTGTTTTTTCTCGGGCAAAAATTGTTCGTTAACCCACATAAAGAATTGGCAGGTTCTAAAAAGCTACTAGAGGAATCAAACAAGCGGTTAGCAGAGCAAGAACGAGAAAGTCACCTTCTTGCCACCGTAGTCAAGACAGCCAGAGATGGCGTTGTGATAACTGATAATAAGGGGCGTATAGAATGGGTAAACAGCGCTTTTGAACGAATGACAGGTTATCGCTTAGACTCCATTAAAGGGTTAAGACCAGGCTCATTTCTACAAGGTGAAGGGACTTCTGTTAGCACGGCAAATCGAATAGGTTCTGCGATTCAACAGGGGAACCAAGTTAAAGCGGAAATATTGAATTACGCGATCGACAAAACGTCCTACTGGATTGATATTGATATCGTACCTTTAAGGAATGTGAAAGGTGACGTCGAACGCTTTATCGCCATTGAACGTGATATCACAGAATTTAAGCAGCTTGAGAAGGAGTTAGAAGAACAAGCAAATAATGCACGCCAGGCAAATGATGCAAAATCACTATTCTTGGCGACAATGAGTCATGAAATTAGAACTCCAATGAATGGCTTGCTGGGTATTCTACAAATGTTGGTTGAAGACTTGGAAAAAGCTGAGCAAAGGGAAGTTCTTCAGTTAGCCCTCGACTCAGGCGAGCACTTAATTGCCATTCTTAACGATATTCTAGACTTAGCCAAAATAGAGAATGACAGTTTAGAAATTGATCCGCATTCATTCAAAATGTGCGACGTCATTAATCCCGTATTAAACACTTATCAAACCTTATGTTCAGAAAAAGGGATTGAGTTTTCTTTACTAGATAACAGCAATACGTCCTCTGTCTACAGGGGCGATTCAGTTCGGATACGACAAGTCATTCTAAATTTAGTTGGGAACGCATTGAAGTTTACAGCGAGCGGTTCAATTACTGTCAGCATCAATCCACTGGCTCACTCAGCGATGAGGTTTATGGTCGAAGACACAGGAATCGGCATCCCAGCAGAAAGACTGAGCTCAATCTTTAATGAGTTTGAACAAGCAGACGTCTCAACAACTCGGCACTATGGTGGGACCGGACTTGGATTGGCAATTTGCCATAAACTTGTGACCTTGATGAACGGCAAACTTACTGTACAAAGCGAGCTTGGTACAGGAAGCAAGTTCAGCTTTGTCATAAACCTACCATCAATTGAGGCTGAAGATGATAAGCATCCAATAACAGAGCAAGTCGATCTGTCTCCATTTAAGATTCTTGTGACAGATGACAATAAAATGAACCTTATCATCGCCAAAGGATTCTTGGATAAATTAAACGTAGAGTGCGTTACCTGTAATAGTGGCTTTGAGGCTTTAACGCACTTAGAATCAGGCGCTTTCAACCTATTCATTATTGATAACCATATGCCGGAAATGAATGGTTTGGAAACAGTTCGAAAAATACGACAAGCAGGACATGATGACCTTGTTATTTTTGGCTGGACTGCCGATATCATGCAAACATCAACTCTAGCTTTTATTGAGGCAGGTGCAAATGAAGTGTTAACGAAACCACTGATTAAGTCAGACTTAGTGGAGGCACTTTCTCGTTACCTCAAGCAAATAAAATAA
- a CDS encoding arsenate reductase/protein-tyrosine-phosphatase family protein, whose translation MDATPVKVLFVCVKKGVRAAIAKAIVELQSNGMIHASCCGFEPGPTPQVLLDELSNMLDVAIIGESKTLFEYKKTNEKFDYVITLCDQASNEQCHLFIGCVNLVCSHVPHRLHWAIPNLVAALELSGSERTQFVRKVVEQIDLKVTQLVAIAQTEG comes from the coding sequence ATGGATGCCACTCCAGTCAAAGTTTTGTTTGTGTGCGTGAAGAAAGGTGTAAGAGCGGCTATCGCCAAAGCGATTGTCGAGCTGCAATCTAATGGGATGATACACGCGAGTTGCTGTGGTTTTGAGCCCGGGCCAACCCCCCAAGTTCTCTTAGATGAGTTGTCTAACATGCTTGATGTTGCAATAATTGGCGAGAGTAAAACACTATTTGAATACAAAAAGACCAATGAAAAATTTGACTACGTGATTACGCTTTGCGACCAAGCAAGTAATGAGCAGTGTCACTTGTTTATTGGATGTGTCAACCTGGTTTGCTCTCACGTACCTCATAGGCTCCATTGGGCTATCCCAAATCTGGTTGCTGCACTAGAGCTATCAGGGAGCGAAAGGACCCAGTTTGTAAGAAAGGTTGTAGAACAGATTGATCTCAAAGTGACGCAACTTGTCGCAATCGCACAAACAGAAGGCTAA
- a CDS encoding Lrp/AsnC family transcriptional regulator, translating to MDEIDKKILAELQSNARLTNQELADRVALSPSPCLRRVRALEKQGIIRGYHASVDQEACGLPVNVFVLVKLEKPTEDNMRDFEQHIEAIDEVLECFLMTGNHDYLLHVVSESLKSYEQFIRKHLTRLPNIASIESSFAFGQVKTKTKLPVR from the coding sequence ATGGATGAGATCGACAAAAAGATACTGGCTGAACTGCAAAGCAACGCACGACTCACCAATCAAGAGTTAGCTGACCGCGTCGCGCTTTCCCCCTCCCCTTGTCTACGCAGAGTTCGAGCACTAGAAAAGCAAGGGATCATTCGTGGCTATCACGCCAGTGTCGACCAAGAAGCGTGCGGCCTGCCCGTAAACGTGTTTGTGTTGGTAAAGCTTGAAAAGCCGACTGAAGATAACATGCGAGACTTTGAGCAGCACATTGAAGCGATAGATGAAGTGTTAGAGTGCTTTCTAATGACTGGGAATCACGACTACCTATTGCATGTGGTGAGTGAGTCTCTAAAAAGCTACGAGCAGTTTATTCGCAAACATTTAACTCGCCTGCCCAATATTGCTTCGATTGAATCCAGCTTCGCCTTTGGACAGGTAAAGACAAAAACCAAATTACCAGTAAGGTAA
- a CDS encoding winged helix-turn-helix transcriptional regulator: protein MTTPLPKKLVRGSSSGIAIMALFDLLGRKWNMRIMWELNSEPLSFRGLQQRCDSMSPSVLNTRIKQLTEAELVFTTSEGYKLTELGVSLMQTLDPLRDWAAEWEDKISKQ, encoded by the coding sequence ATGACAACACCATTACCTAAAAAATTAGTAAGAGGATCTAGCTCGGGTATAGCCATCATGGCTTTATTCGATCTGTTGGGCCGAAAGTGGAATATGAGGATCATGTGGGAGCTGAACTCTGAACCTTTGAGCTTCAGAGGACTACAACAACGATGCGACAGCATGTCCCCTTCGGTTTTAAATACTAGGATTAAGCAGTTAACTGAAGCTGAGTTAGTTTTTACAACATCGGAAGGCTATAAACTAACAGAGTTAGGAGTGTCTTTAATGCAAACACTCGACCCTTTAAGAGATTGGGCGGCAGAGTGGGAAGATAAAATATCGAAGCAATAA
- a CDS encoding endo alpha-1,4 polygalactosaminidase, producing MTQQSLLDTNVAPITTGSWYRPPVSVTWQWQLEGNLNTSYSVALYDVDLFDTSNTTIKNLQQSGIKVVCYFSAGSYEDYRDDRELFLPNTLGNTLDGWDNERWLDIRSANVHSIMTKRLDIAKNKGCDGVKPDNMDGYTNNSGFNLTSQDQLAYNRFIANEAHKRGLAVGLKNDLDQIGELVEYFDFAVNEQCFEYKECDALLPFINHGKPVLTAEYLDKYVNNPNERATICQESRDNLFSTLILPLDLNDSFRFSCL from the coding sequence ATTACGCAACAAAGCCTTCTTGATACAAACGTCGCTCCTATTACAACCGGTTCTTGGTACCGGCCGCCTGTTTCAGTCACGTGGCAATGGCAGCTAGAAGGCAATTTAAACACCTCTTACTCTGTTGCTCTCTATGATGTAGACCTTTTTGATACGAGCAATACGACAATAAAAAATTTACAACAATCAGGAATAAAAGTGGTGTGTTATTTTTCAGCAGGCTCTTATGAGGATTATCGAGATGATAGAGAGCTCTTCTTGCCAAACACACTTGGAAACACTCTTGATGGCTGGGACAACGAGCGCTGGCTTGATATTCGTTCGGCTAACGTTCATTCAATCATGACAAAACGTCTGGATATTGCCAAGAACAAAGGTTGTGATGGTGTTAAACCTGATAATATGGATGGATACACCAATAACTCTGGTTTCAATCTGACGTCTCAAGATCAGCTCGCGTACAATCGATTTATTGCAAATGAGGCGCATAAAAGAGGCCTTGCGGTCGGATTAAAGAATGATCTGGACCAAATAGGTGAACTGGTCGAGTACTTTGACTTTGCTGTTAACGAACAATGTTTTGAGTACAAGGAATGTGATGCACTGCTGCCCTTTATTAATCACGGTAAGCCCGTTTTAACAGCGGAGTACTTAGATAAGTATGTCAACAACCCAAATGAGAGAGCAACAATATGCCAAGAATCTAGGGACAATCTATTTAGCACCCTAATCTTACCTTTGGATTTAAACGACAGTTTTAGGTTTAGCTGTTTGTAA
- a CDS encoding endo alpha-1,4 polygalactosaminidase has translation MKKLLIYLFLVSSSGCNSNDNKPQPEQSSSPVVLDTNVTPITTGSWYRPPVSVTWQWQLEGNLNTSYSVALYDVDLFDTSNTTIKNLQQSGIKVVCYFSAGSYEDYRDDRELFLPNTLGNTLDGWDNERWLDIRSANVHSIMTKRLDIAKNKGCDGVEPDNMDGYTNNSGFNLTSQDQLAYNRFIANEAHKRGLAVGLKNDLDQIGELVEYFDFAVNEQCFEYKECDALLPFINHGKPVLTAEYLDKYVNNPNERATICQESRDNLFSTLILPFDLNDSFRFSCL, from the coding sequence ATGAAAAAGTTATTAATATATCTGTTTTTAGTAAGCAGCTCTGGCTGCAATTCAAATGATAATAAGCCCCAACCTGAGCAGTCTAGCTCTCCGGTCGTTCTTGATACAAACGTCACTCCTATTACAACCGGTTCTTGGTACCGGCCGCCTGTTTCAGTCACGTGGCAATGGCAGCTAGAAGGCAATTTAAACACCTCTTACTCTGTTGCTCTCTATGATGTAGACCTTTTTGATACGAGCAATACGACAATAAAAAATTTACAACAATCAGGAATAAAAGTGGTGTGTTATTTTTCAGCAGGCTCTTATGAGGATTATCGAGATGATAGAGAGCTCTTCTTGCCAAACACACTTGGAAACACTCTTGATGGCTGGGACAACGAGCGCTGGCTTGATATTCGTTCGGCTAACGTTCATTCAATCATGACAAAACGTCTGGATATTGCCAAGAACAAAGGTTGTGATGGTGTTGAACCTGATAATATGGATGGATACACCAATAACTCTGGTTTCAATCTGACGTCTCAAGATCAGCTCGCGTACAATCGATTTATTGCAAATGAGGCGCATAAAAGAGGCCTTGCGGTCGGATTAAAGAATGACCTGGACCAAATAGGTGAACTGGTCGAGTACTTTGACTTTGCTGTTAACGAACAATGTTTTGAGTATAAGGAATGTGATGCACTGCTGCCCTTTATTAATCACGGTAAGCCCGTTTTAACAGCGGAGTACTTAGATAAGTATGTCAACAACCCAAATGAGAGAGCAACAATATGCCAAGAATCTAGGGACAATCTATTTAGCACCCTAATCTTACCTTTCGATTTAAACGACAGTTTTAGGTTTAGCTGTTTGTAA